One window of Dyadobacter sandarakinus genomic DNA carries:
- a CDS encoding NarK family nitrate/nitrite MFS transporter, which yields MKTVAKPLEKLTILSFKGVQMRTFHLTWMAFFLCFFGWFGLAPLMPVVKADLGLTKTQIGNIMIASVAATVVARILIGKLCDTWGPRRTYAALMGICSIPVMTVGLVQSYEMFLLFRLVIGVIGASFVITQFHTSVMFDQKIVGTANAVAGGWGNLGGGVTNMLMPLVFGAFVGLGYMPGAAWRMAMVIPGVLLLVFAFVYYFFTKDTPAGNLDEVEAIHPQAVKAKGTLAAAARDPRTWALFLAYGACFGIEITFDNVAALYFSEHYHTSLATAGILAGTFGFMNIFARAVGGIMADKVGSRYGMAGKGRLLALLLALEGIGMALFAQSSSVTMAVLLMLGFAMFLKMANGATYAIVPFINRRAIGSVSGIVGAGGNAGAVLAGFLFKSSSISYSEAFMYIGAAIACVAAIVALVNFETTASIPEPAELNPIHLKA from the coding sequence ATGAAAACAGTTGCAAAACCGCTTGAAAAGCTGACCATTCTTTCGTTCAAAGGCGTACAAATGCGCACCTTCCATCTTACCTGGATGGCCTTTTTCCTGTGTTTTTTCGGGTGGTTCGGGCTGGCGCCCCTCATGCCCGTTGTCAAGGCCGACCTGGGACTCACCAAAACGCAGATCGGCAATATCATGATCGCGTCTGTGGCAGCCACGGTAGTGGCCCGCATCCTGATCGGGAAGTTGTGCGATACCTGGGGCCCGCGCCGTACCTATGCCGCTTTGATGGGGATCTGTTCCATTCCGGTGATGACGGTAGGGCTGGTACAATCTTACGAGATGTTCCTGCTATTCAGGCTGGTGATCGGGGTGATCGGTGCCTCATTTGTTATTACGCAGTTCCACACCTCGGTGATGTTCGATCAGAAGATCGTGGGTACTGCCAATGCGGTGGCCGGCGGCTGGGGCAACCTGGGCGGCGGGGTTACCAACATGCTCATGCCGCTCGTATTCGGTGCGTTTGTAGGGCTTGGCTATATGCCGGGTGCAGCATGGCGTATGGCCATGGTTATCCCGGGTGTGCTGCTCCTGGTCTTTGCATTTGTGTATTATTTTTTTACAAAAGATACCCCGGCCGGCAACCTCGACGAAGTGGAAGCCATTCACCCCCAAGCTGTAAAAGCAAAAGGTACCCTTGCGGCAGCCGCCAGGGATCCGCGTACCTGGGCGTTGTTCCTGGCTTACGGGGCATGTTTCGGCATTGAGATTACCTTTGACAATGTAGCCGCGCTTTACTTTTCGGAGCATTACCATACGTCACTGGCTACGGCCGGGATACTGGCAGGGACATTCGGTTTTATGAACATTTTTGCACGGGCCGTCGGCGGCATCATGGCAGACAAGGTGGGCAGCCGCTACGGCATGGCGGGCAAAGGAAGGTTGCTGGCATTGCTGCTGGCCCTGGAGGGAATTGGTATGGCCCTTTTTGCACAAAGCAGCAGCGTGACCATGGCCGTACTGCTGATGCTCGGCTTTGCCATGTTCCTCAAAATGGCCAATGGCGCTACCTATGCGATCGTACCCTTTATCAACCGCAGGGCGATTGGGTCCGTGAGCGGGATCGTAGGAGCAGGAGGCAATGCAGGTGCAGTACTTGCAGGTTTTTTGTTCAAATCATCTTCCATATCGTACAGTGAGGCATTCATGTACATCGGAGCTGCAATCGCCTGCGTGGCCGCCATCGTTGCGCTGGTCAATTTCGAAACAACAGCCAGCATCCCCGAACCCGCAGAGCTAAACCCCATCCACCTAAAAGCCTGA
- a CDS encoding alginate export family protein, with protein sequence MKRYFYLLWAGLVAVASGVPASAQFSLSAQLRTRTELLYGQGSPLSRNEKVAFFTSQRTRLHAGYKAERLQLFATLQDVRVWGQDASTNNRITSPALNGLMLHEAWAEIGLLDTAKIRTGQMLTLKIGRQELLYDDSRVLGNLDWLQQARRHDAAVLKYTGRDFTMHLGAAYNQNRELRSGTLYDGVPAGYPAGSNGIGTMYKSLQFLYLARRIRHGTLSFLTVKDDFQRYGRDSTGNKFLHAGTWKRITLGPYLQTSFGQHWNLTANAFYQTGCDKDGRRLDAWLYSVRGSYNPSRTWTIGPGFDFTSGTQPGAPQNHSFDPLYGTPHKFWGQMDYFYAGSGFGRGGLADWYVSSTIKVDSKLSMQADIHHFASASEVRNAQDQKLRAVLGNELDVILNYTMTKTITFQGGYCTFLPTATLAQVKGVSDYRKVAAWTYLMISIKPDLLK encoded by the coding sequence ATGAAAAGATACTTTTACCTGCTTTGGGCAGGCCTGGTGGCTGTGGCCTCCGGTGTGCCTGCCAGTGCCCAGTTCAGTCTTTCGGCCCAGCTCCGCACACGCACCGAACTGCTGTACGGTCAGGGCAGTCCCTTATCGCGGAACGAAAAAGTCGCTTTTTTTACCTCCCAGCGTACGCGTCTTCATGCAGGCTACAAGGCCGAGCGCCTGCAACTGTTTGCCACCCTGCAGGACGTGCGTGTATGGGGTCAGGATGCATCCACCAACAACCGGATCACCAGCCCGGCCCTCAATGGCCTGATGCTGCACGAAGCCTGGGCCGAGATCGGGCTGCTGGACACGGCTAAAATCAGGACGGGTCAAATGCTGACGCTGAAAATCGGCCGGCAGGAACTCCTCTACGACGACAGCCGGGTGCTCGGCAACCTCGACTGGCTGCAGCAGGCACGCCGCCATGACGCTGCTGTTCTGAAATATACCGGCAGGGACTTTACCATGCACCTGGGCGCAGCGTATAACCAGAACCGTGAGCTTCGTTCCGGCACATTGTATGATGGTGTGCCGGCAGGTTACCCGGCGGGCTCCAATGGTATCGGTACCATGTACAAGTCGCTGCAGTTCCTGTATCTCGCACGCAGGATAAGGCATGGAACCCTTTCCTTCCTGACGGTTAAAGATGATTTTCAAAGGTACGGGCGTGATAGTACGGGAAACAAATTCCTGCATGCCGGTACCTGGAAGCGCATCACACTCGGACCTTACCTGCAAACCAGCTTCGGACAGCACTGGAATCTGACCGCCAATGCATTTTACCAGACCGGCTGCGACAAGGATGGCCGACGGCTCGATGCCTGGCTGTACTCCGTGCGCGGCAGCTACAATCCAAGCCGGACATGGACCATCGGACCAGGTTTTGATTTTACCTCGGGTACCCAGCCGGGTGCTCCACAAAATCATTCTTTTGATCCCCTTTATGGAACTCCGCATAAGTTTTGGGGGCAGATGGACTACTTCTATGCGGGCTCCGGATTTGGTAGGGGCGGCCTGGCCGACTGGTATGTAAGCAGCACAATTAAGGTTGACAGCAAGCTTAGTATGCAGGCTGATATCCACCATTTTGCAAGTGCCAGTGAGGTGCGTAATGCTCAGGACCAAAAGCTCCGGGCTGTACTGGGCAACGAGCTGGACGTGATCCTTAACTATACTATGACCAAAACCATCACCTTCCAGGGCGGTTACTGCACCTTCCTGCCCACCGCCACACTGGCCCAGGTAAAAGGGGTGAGTGACTACCGGAAAGTGGCCGCCTGGACATACCTGATGATCAGCATCAAGCCTGATCTGCTGAAATAA
- the cobA gene encoding uroporphyrinogen-III C-methyltransferase produces MEPKLTLIGAGPGDAELITLKGIRALQQADVVLYDELANAGLLDFAPAQALKIYVGKKAGQASFSQDEINGLIVRLARKRGHVVRLKGGDPFVFGRGFEEIRHARDQDISCEVVPGVSSCIAVPGSLQIPVTSRGVSESFWVITATTQTGELSEDMQLAAQSRATVIVLMGLGKLDEICGLYRQFGRAHLPMAVIQNGTRPDERSVLGQVWEMPQLVREKQIATPAILIIGEVVALHPSYALEYLQSMQLV; encoded by the coding sequence ATGGAGCCGAAACTTACACTGATCGGGGCAGGCCCGGGGGATGCAGAGCTGATCACGCTCAAAGGTATCCGCGCCTTGCAGCAGGCTGATGTTGTACTGTACGATGAGCTCGCCAATGCCGGGCTCCTGGACTTTGCCCCGGCACAAGCCTTGAAGATTTACGTAGGCAAAAAAGCGGGACAGGCTTCTTTCTCACAGGACGAAATCAATGGGCTGATCGTGCGGCTTGCCCGGAAGCGCGGCCACGTGGTACGTCTCAAAGGCGGCGACCCTTTTGTATTTGGACGGGGATTCGAGGAGATCCGGCACGCACGCGACCAGGACATTTCCTGCGAAGTAGTACCCGGAGTGTCCAGCTGCATTGCGGTACCCGGCAGCCTGCAGATACCCGTGACAAGCCGGGGCGTGAGCGAAAGTTTCTGGGTGATCACGGCAACGACCCAAACCGGCGAGCTCTCAGAAGACATGCAGCTTGCAGCCCAGTCGCGGGCTACGGTGATCGTGCTGATGGGTTTGGGCAAGCTGGACGAAATCTGCGGATTATACCGGCAGTTTGGCCGTGCTCACCTGCCGATGGCCGTGATCCAGAATGGTACCCGGCCGGATGAACGCAGTGTGCTCGGCCAGGTTTGGGAGATGCCGCAGCTTGTGCGCGAAAAACAGATCGCCACGCCGGCAATCCTCATCATCGGCGAGGTAGTGGCCCTGCATCCCTCATACGCACTTGAATATCTGCAAAGCATGCAGCTCGTCTGA